TTTTCTTCTGCAAGAAACAAGATGAGCATGCCGAGATTTACGACTATATTAGACTTCAAAGACGCGGTCAAATTTTGTTGATTGATATTTTTGTCTAAAGTAATGAATCCTTTTTCATTAACTTTTCGCCGCAAGAAAAAGAAACAAATATTGTGGGTTGCTGTGGTAAGACATTGAGACGTTGAAGACACGAAACTCACGTAGTCCTCGTCGTAAATGAAATCGCTTTTTATCCTTAGCACATAGATTTGCATCTCGAGATTTACGATTTTAATTATTAGTAATCAATGTCCGCAGATGCAGTCAAATCCTAAATTTAAGAGTATGTGCTTTTCATAGAAACGAATCTTCTCTACCGAACCCGCATAGGTCAATAAATAGGTCTTTCGCGAGAATCCACTAATCATCAAGCCTGAATTCTCTCATTTCGACACTAATGCGAAGTGACAGTCTTGCATTTCCCGTTCTCTCAGACACAACAACCGAAACATTTGCACAACAGTGTAAAAGTTTTGGTGTTTTGTTCTCCATATCCGCCCTAAAACACAACAATTGAAACATTCTGACACCAGCTTGAAGTGACAGTGTTTCATTCTCCATTCTGTGTAGGTAAGTTGGTACATATCGTATTTCCTCCTGTGTGTATTTTTATGAAAAAATTGTGACATCAACATGCAAGAAAATGAGGTATAGAACATTTGGTCCTTTTGGTATTATTGAGAAGGACATCATGTAAAGGGTTTTAAAACTCAATATCATATCTCCTACAAAAAGTTTGTACAAAATCCTAGATGAAGATGCTCTCTAGTGTGTTACACACATGAATGCAAGGAGTTAATAAAAAAAGCAGAAGACCGAAAAAAATAATAATGGTAAAATCACAACGGTCATCGTTATAGCGATCTTGGCAACAGTGCAAACCTTTAATCACCAACACTTCCATTCAAGGCACTTTTGTACTAAATTGAAGAAACAAAACCACTGGAGCAGTTTGGCAAGTCATTAAATAACAGTGTCCACACTAGTAAATCTCAGGCACAATTGACCAGTACACTTTTTATGCCTATAATTTATGTTAGTTTGGTTTCTTTTACTATCTCCCTCTCTCTCTCTCTCCTCTCTCTCTTCTCTGTCTCTCTCTCCTCCATGGAAATTAACTGACTTTTCCGGCATTGACTGACCCATGAGTCGCAGGGGTCCGACTCAGAGGCTCAAAGGCAGATCGGTGAGCTGAGCTTTTCATTCACCTGAATACATTTCACTAAAGTTTTGATATTTTCCATTAAATTGATCAAGTATTGACCAAACAATGAAGATTCTGTGTCAAAGATATTATCTTTGCGTTTAATTCCCCATATTAAAAGTCAGTCAATTCATACCCACAAAGGTTCATGAGTTATTATCATTTCTGAGTTACTTTGTAATATTTCTGCTTTTAATTCTTGGGTTTCATTGTTTCTCAGGAAAGCAAACATATATAGCTGGTGTTTGTTTGTACAGGAATGTCTGATATTGCATTACTATTCTTAAGATTTTCCCATTTAATTCATGCAATACTGACCAAAAGATGGAGATTCTGTGCAGATATTATCTTATGGCTCTTAATTTCTGCCATTTAGATCATAGGTTATATGATTTCTCAATTACTGTTTATATCTGTACTTTAATTTGTGCATTTGATGGTATCCTGGGAACTGATATGGCTGGTCATAGTTGTAGAGAATTGTCTGGTGCAAAATGATTTTTCAGCCTTGTATCAGATATGGTATCCTACTTTTTTCCTGTTGGGAATGAAATTAATATCACTAATGTGGGTTATTTTTATGCATTGCATTTCAGGTGGAAGTTGTTTTGTTGGAGCAATCCCTGTGTGGGTTTTGGTCCCGAGTAGTATTGGACATTTCCGATACTAATTCATTAAATTGGAAAGTCAGAAATTTGGGTTAGTCTGCTGAGGGGCTGAGCTCCAGGATGAAGTTTGGAGGGGATTTTTCAGTTCCGGGGGATGAGGATTTTCGGTCTATGCCTCCTTGGAAGCCGGTAACACCCCAGAAGCCTCTTCCGTTAAAACCTCACAATATCATGCTTAACCCTCAGGGGAATCACCTGCCAGCAGCAGATTACCAACATGAATTCGGGAATGTACAATTGGGTGATAATTACAGTGGCATGAGCCAAGCTTTCAGCCCAATTGTCCAGTTTCCTAGAAATGTTGGGTTTTATAGTGTTGGAGGAGGTCTGGCTCCGCAGAATGGAATGACAAATCACATTGCAGGTTCTTACCCACAGTTTCTTGGTAGTGACAGCTCAAGTTGGAATGATGGATTATTCCCACAACTGCTACCTCAGGACAATACAGCTGCAGTTTACGTTGCCTCTGCAAATGTGAATTATAGCAGATACGTTGACATGGCAGCAAATGCACCTCCAACTCCTAACTTGTATCCTCAAGTGGCCAACAAAAGAAACAATTCAAGTAGTTTCATGCTGACCAACCGAAATTGCAACAATGGTTCATACCATTCAAGTCCGGTGATGAGCAGGCCCGTGGTTGTGGATTTCCCTTCTCATTTTGATGTGAGTCAGGGGCACTCCAATGTAACTAATTGGTTGCTTAACAACGAAAATCACAGCTCAAGTGCAAACCTGTTGAGTAACGATGACAGGTCACCCCATATAAGCCAGAGTAAGTATTTTAAATCATTTCTGATATTTCGCTTGTTCATGAAGGAATGATTTTATATCAACCATTGCTAAAAAGAATCATGCATTACGGTTTATGCAGTTAGATTTCCAATGATAATGACAAGACATTAGGAACGAATGAAAATAGGTTGGAATTTGATTCACTGTTACTACCAAATCAATTTCACGTTATGGCTTGTCTATATGTAATATGATAATAAAATCAATACTAAAACAGATAAGGTTTAGGAATTATCATCCCATTGATATATCAAATCAGTCGGCAGAAACTTTTAGATTTACCTAATCTCTCAGGAAAATTGTAATTCATATCATGAACATTCTAGTCTTATATGATATTATGGCCATTGTTTTGTTGAAAGCTTTTCCCATTTAATATGAAGAATTTATGAAGTTGACCGTTCAGTTTGTTTTGACACAAAACTCTTGTAAATGATCTAGAAAACATAACACCGGAACATTAAATGAAAATATGATTACAGAAATTGTATTCATTGTTAACATTACTTCACAAAAAATATTGCTTTTCTTCACAGATGTTTTCCCCATGCCCTTGCGACCAAGCTATGATCTGAATCTAAACTTCATACCGGGAACAGAAGCGGATACTACTTCATGTGCTCCTAGCCAACTCCAATTCACACCATATAGGGCCAACATTTTGGAGAACAACCAGCATTCTTCAATACAAACATGGTTGACAGGTGAAAGTTGTAGCAAGGAAAATGAGAAGCAGGTGGACTTTTTCACGTCTACAGGAGATGTAGCAATTGAGAATCATGGTGCAGAACTCTTGCAGAATATCGTGGAGTCAGCTTCTGCAGCCTTTCCTACACCATACAAGGAAAACAAAGATTCTGACCATGAAAGTGAGAGAGGTATCGATCTAAACCAGACACCCCCGCACAAAACACCCAAGAGGAGAAAACACAGACCAAAAGTAGTTATAGAAGGCAAACCCAAAAGGACTCCAAAGCCTGCAGCTGAAAAGAATGCAGAGCCTAAGGAGCCCCGAACAGGAAAGAGGAAGTACACCAGAAAAATTATCCAAAAGGAATCCTCAAGTCAAGTAGCAGACGGTACAAGCCAAGCAACATACCAAAAGGAGCCCCGAACAGGAAAGAGGAAGTATACTAGAAAAAATATCCAAAAGGAATCCTCAAGTCAAGTAGCAGATGATACAAGCGAAGCAACGTACCGTAATGCTGGAATAGGTGCAAAAACATGCAGGAGAGTTCTAGATTTTGATCTGGATGTGACCACAGTTGAAAAGCAGGGCAAAGCTGCTAGAATTAATCAGTCTAAAATGAAGTCCTCTAATTTGATTGACCTAGAGAATGAAGTGCCAGTTGAAAAGCAGACACCGGAAACTACGAGTTACCCTAGCCCTTCGTTGAGTCATTTGCGAAGTAATTATATAATTCTTCCAGAAGGAGGAGAATCTACAGTGCTTCTTGCTACAAGAGGAGACACACAGATAAACAATTTGCATGACGCAAGAATTCATGCAGATAGTCAATATGAATCTGCTCCCATGCTACAACCTAGCTATGCTGAAGGCATAGCTAAACATGCCATGCAAGCAAAGACTAATGGTGAAAACCATGAGAAGACTAAAGAAAGTGCTAATCAGGATGCCTTTCAGTCAGCAATAAAATCTTTGTCCCCTGCTAATGAAGGAAGGAAATCCAAGAGGGAGTATTGTCATAATATTCAGCAGACACGTATTTGTTCCAACTATCTGCCTAGTTCACTTTTGTGCGAGGAGACATTTGAATTTGGTTGCCATCAGGAAAGTAGCTCCAGTATCAGCAAATCGAGCCATAAGAAGCAGAGAGTTGACACTGGATACTTGTCCATCCATGACATGCCTTTGAAAGTCATACCAGTTGAGGATGATCTTGGAAGATCTGAAAGAAAAAGGGCAAATGATGCCAACTCAAACGGGTTTGCTGCAGCACTGAATCACACAATACTGCATTCTTACATTGGAAGTAACATAGTGAAAGAGAGAGAAAACACTGGGGTCAACAAGTGTACCAGTGACAGGTTCATTGAACCCATAGCTTCTGGGCATAATTTACCAAAGCAGCAGATGCCTATCAAATCGAATTCCTTCAAAGACATCACTCAAGTTCTTAGCTTCTCTACCAATTCCACAACTGACACATGTAATCAGCTTGTCTCGTCACCTCCCAAAAAATCCTCTCGACGAGGGAAGAGGCAGGAATTGCAAACTCAGGAACATAAGTCAGCAACGAAGCAGACTGTGAGATATACCGTGTTGGAATCGGCTTTATCAAGTACAGAAAAAAGGCTGCAAGAACAGAATTTCTTGCATGATCATCAACAGTCTTTTACAAAAACATCAGGTACTTTCCACCTAAACATAAAGTAACCCTATAAATCTGGATTTAAACTCACTATATTCCACTCACATACCTCTTTATTTTGATGCAGGGCTTCTGCTAAAAACAATATATCCTTCATTTATGGATGACATCATATATCGATTTAGTGTTCTGAGCATCAATGGGAGTTGCAATGAATCTATGGATCAAGAGCGAAATGCACTTGTTCCATACAAAGGAGATGGTGCAATTGTTCCCTATGAAGGGGCTGAGTATATTAAGAAACGTAAACCACGACCTAAAGTAGAGCTTGACTCGGAAACAAATAGGATTTGGAACCTTCTGATGGGGAAGGAAGGAATTGCAGGCACTGAAGGACCTGACAAGCAAAAGCAGAAGTATTGGGAAGATGAAAGAAAGGTTTTCCAAGGTCGAGTAGACTCATTCATTGCACGCATGCACCTTGTGCAAGGTACAATACCTTCTAAGTTTGTCTTAAAATTAGATCGTCATGAATTACCAGTTTGCATATGTTATAACAGTGAAACTTCAACAATGCATCTACACTTTATAGCTAATTTGATACTCTAATAGGAATTGTTTATTAAATAGAGAAGTACTAAACTTGAAATCAGAGTTAGGATGCTCATCATGCACTGCTAGTTATCATAGCTTTACTGAAGGCGACAATTGTAATTATCATTGAATAGATATCAAATACAATTACCTTTTGCTACTTATGCATTGGGAAAACTTAAATTTGTTTTTATTTTCTTCAATTATTGGATAGTCGATTAGTTGATGACATGCAAATAAATTATTGATCCATTATGACTTCACACAGGGGATAGACGTTTTTCTCGGTGGAAAGGATCAGTTGTTGACTCAGTGATCGGAGTTTTCCTTACTCAAAATGTTTCAGACCATCTATCAAGGTATGTTCATAATACTAGCATGATTTTACTACTAAATTTTTCAAATGAAGTCTTGAGGTTACAGTATGTTTCTGTTCCTTCATGTTTCTGCAGCTCTGCCTTCATGTCTTTGGCAGCAAGATTTACGAGCAAACACCAAACACAAGACAAGGTTGGGACAG
The window above is part of the Fragaria vesca subsp. vesca linkage group LG2, FraVesHawaii_1.0, whole genome shotgun sequence genome. Proteins encoded here:
- the LOC101303777 gene encoding transcriptional activator DEMETER-like; translated protein: MKFGGDFSVPGDEDFRSMPPWKPVTPQKPLPLKPHNIMLNPQGNHLPAADYQHEFGNVQLGDNYSGMSQAFSPIVQFPRNVGFYSVGGGLAPQNGMTNHIAGSYPQFLGSDSSSWNDGLFPQLLPQDNTAAVYVASANVNYSRYVDMAANAPPTPNLYPQVANKRNNSSSFMLTNRNCNNGSYHSSPVMSRPVVVDFPSHFDVSQGHSNVTNWLLNNENHSSSANLLSNDDRSPHISQNVFPMPLRPSYDLNLNFIPGTEADTTSCAPSQLQFTPYRANILENNQHSSIQTWLTGESCSKENEKQVDFFTSTGDVAIENHGAELLQNIVESASAAFPTPYKENKDSDHESERGIDLNQTPPHKTPKRRKHRPKVVIEGKPKRTPKPAAEKNAEPKEPRTGKRKYTRKIIQKESSSQVADGTSQATYQKEPRTGKRKYTRKNIQKESSSQVADDTSEATYRNAGIGAKTCRRVLDFDLDVTTVEKQGKAARINQSKMKSSNLIDLENEVPVEKQTPETTSYPSPSLSHLRSNYIILPEGGESTVLLATRGDTQINNLHDARIHADSQYESAPMLQPSYAEGIAKHAMQAKTNGENHEKTKESANQDAFQSAIKSLSPANEGRKSKREYCHNIQQTRICSNYLPSSLLCEETFEFGCHQESSSSISKSSHKKQRVDTGYLSIHDMPLKVIPVEDDLGRSERKRANDANSNGFAAALNHTILHSYIGSNIVKERENTGVNKCTSDRFIEPIASGHNLPKQQMPIKSNSFKDITQVLSFSTNSTTDTCNQLVSSPPKKSSRRGKRQELQTQEHKSATKQTVRYTVLESALSSTEKRLQEQNFLHDHQQSFTKTSGLLLKTIYPSFMDDIIYRFSVLSINGSCNESMDQERNALVPYKGDGAIVPYEGAEYIKKRKPRPKVELDSETNRIWNLLMGKEGIAGTEGPDKQKQKYWEDERKVFQGRVDSFIARMHLVQGDRRFSRWKGSVVDSVIGVFLTQNVSDHLSSSAFMSLAARFTSKHQTQDKVGTDILVKEPELCIPIPDDATKSPENIIRQPIYNPVFMAPYASAEHLRDSVNSERNIMEAHSQCLEEEFVSSQDSFGSSVTQGTAENRSYSASNSEAEDPTARRQTNKVCCNSAYPPMDKDIIFQDFYHEVQGIPLLDDGSRQKHSKWEQLKTRSGKIDDFRSTYSVTNPINLDSRKMRPSIPPSTSNHIHMYQSSGELEPFGLESFSEESISSYWPSTAPKVNMEKDDSNKSFRNIELSGTVVSSSVEQNTLWRFQEPAIKDPYDALRLPSTNQPNYSQPRSYEYYQPSCNSHQYEGNQTFQTQVKKNSFIEPVKHSQRLPEKKYDNMQHVPNVNQLNTKSSNARDSTCTSIVNNGSVCPSAKEKYSHERSQNETSKNISRGRKKKSESDKKNTVDWDNLRKQVFADGRKEDRNKDVMDSLDYEALINADVKEISDAIRERGMNNMLAERIQEFLKRVVKDHGSINLEWLRDVPPDQAKDYLLSIRGLGLKSVECVRLLTLQHLAFPVDTNVGRIAVRLGWVPLQTLPESLQLHLLELYPMLDSIQKYLWPRLCKLDQLTLYELHYQMITFGKVFCTKSKPNCNACPMRGECRHFASAFASARLALPGPGEKSIVSSTSSPVAEKNPAVAGNIMSLPPPENYPLQKVGAHRSEPIIEEPASPEQEFTNLSHSEIEDLLNEEEYDDDPGDVTHINISMEQLTDTLQDHMQNNMDLKDGDLSKALVALNPAAASLPTPKLKNVSRLRTEHQVYELPDSHPLLEGMDRREPDDPSPYLLAIWTPGETANSFQPPESSCGSKEGNTLCSEKTCFSCNSIREEKSQIVRGTILIPCRTAMRGSFPLNGTYFQVNEMFADHASSANPIDVPRGWIWNLPRRPVYFGTSVTSIFRGLTTEGIQYCFWRGYVCVRGFDRSTRAPKPLIARLHFPQSKMTKTRDEE